A part of Paenibacillus sp. IHBB 10380 genomic DNA contains:
- a CDS encoding voltage-gated chloride channel family protein — protein sequence MQKFKLNWAQFSDRFVHTALLRSFIKWIILGSGVGILSGTASAIFLMSLEYVTDLRMEHPWLLFLLPAGGALVSLLYLKLGKNSAKGNNLILEQINNGNETIPLRMTPLVLFGTLITHLFGGSAGREGTAVQMGASLAEGFGKLLRVSPVDRKILLICGISGGFGSIFGTPLAGTIFGLEVLAIGLIRHEALLPAFVASFVGHLVTTSFWGVSHLHYNVGAVPELSALVLLKVIFASILFGLTSILFSQLTHSLKKAYSYVFRNPMIKSAAGGLIIIGLVYLLGTRDYLGLSIPLIQDSFTEDVSPFAFLWKLIFTTLTLGAGFQGGEVTPLFAIGATLGNALSGFLHLYAPFLASLGFIAVFCGATNTPIACFLMGIELFGSNGANGAIYMFIACLVSYFFSGHTGIYTSQQIGISKSHLIQVPEGATLGTIKLGKKEKNGSEKS from the coding sequence ATGCAAAAATTCAAATTGAATTGGGCTCAATTTTCGGACAGATTTGTACATACAGCTTTGCTAAGATCTTTTATTAAATGGATTATCCTAGGGAGCGGCGTGGGCATATTGTCTGGGACTGCTTCTGCCATTTTCCTAATGAGTCTGGAGTACGTAACCGACCTGAGAATGGAACATCCCTGGCTGTTATTTCTCTTACCTGCTGGAGGAGCCTTAGTCAGCTTACTTTACCTAAAGCTCGGGAAGAATAGTGCCAAGGGCAATAACTTAATTCTGGAACAAATCAACAACGGTAACGAGACGATCCCCCTGCGGATGACGCCTCTCGTTCTATTCGGAACCTTAATTACGCATCTGTTCGGAGGGTCTGCCGGGCGGGAAGGTACTGCTGTGCAGATGGGCGCAAGCTTAGCTGAAGGATTCGGAAAGCTATTACGAGTGAGTCCCGTTGATCGCAAAATTTTATTGATATGCGGAATTAGCGGCGGCTTTGGATCGATCTTCGGTACACCCTTAGCCGGTACTATATTTGGACTTGAAGTTCTAGCTATTGGATTAATCCGACATGAAGCCCTACTGCCTGCTTTTGTAGCGAGCTTCGTTGGTCATCTAGTAACAACATCATTCTGGGGAGTCTCTCATCTTCATTATAATGTAGGTGCTGTTCCCGAATTATCAGCGCTGGTACTCCTTAAGGTCATATTCGCGTCAATCCTGTTCGGATTGACCAGCATCCTTTTCAGCCAGTTAACTCACTCCCTAAAAAAAGCATATAGCTACGTATTCCGAAATCCTATGATCAAAAGCGCCGCAGGGGGTTTAATCATTATCGGCTTAGTCTACTTACTTGGGACAAGGGATTATCTAGGTCTCAGTATTCCGCTTATTCAAGACTCATTCACGGAGGATGTCTCACCCTTTGCTTTCCTGTGGAAATTGATATTCACTACTCTTACACTGGGCGCCGGTTTCCAAGGTGGGGAAGTTACCCCTTTATTCGCAATCGGAGCAACGCTAGGGAATGCTCTATCCGGCTTCTTGCATTTATACGCCCCTTTTCTGGCATCCTTGGGCTTTATCGCCGTATTCTGCGGGGCGACTAACACACCCATCGCTTGTTTTCTTATGGGCATTGAATTGTTCGGATCGAACGGAGCGAATGGAGCAATCTATATGTTTATTGCTTGTCTCGTCAGCTATTTCTTCTCTGGGCACACAGGCATCTATACATCTCAGCAGATCGGAATTTCCAAATCTCACTTGATACAAGTTCCTGAGGGTGCGACCCTCGGTACTATAAAACTCGGCAAAAAAGAGAAAAACGGGAGTGAGAAATCATGA
- a CDS encoding response regulator transcription factor yields the protein MKNLLIADDDHHIRTLLKHVLTRDGYLVLEAGDGREAIQKLKESTVDLAIVDIMMPHVDGLELCQYIRKTYDIPIILLTARQQLSDKEQGYLHGTDDYVTKPFEPEELLYRIKALFRRYSIASDDKIRLNRLVIDRKNYEITDGDDILLLPVKEFELLAQLAQYPGRLFSRGELIELVWGTEYEGDERTIDVHIKRLRQRFIDYQDDFIIRTVRGIGYKVELFSP from the coding sequence ATGAAGAATCTATTGATCGCCGACGATGATCACCATATTCGTACATTATTGAAGCATGTTCTAACCAGAGATGGTTATCTTGTGCTTGAAGCTGGGGATGGACGGGAAGCTATACAGAAGCTGAAAGAGTCTACCGTGGATCTAGCTATCGTCGATATTATGATGCCACATGTGGACGGGCTGGAATTATGCCAATATATTCGGAAAACCTATGACATTCCTATTATATTGTTGACGGCACGCCAACAGCTAAGTGATAAGGAGCAAGGCTATTTGCACGGAACGGATGACTATGTCACCAAGCCCTTCGAGCCGGAAGAGCTGTTATACCGCATAAAAGCCTTATTTCGTCGCTACTCCATCGCTTCTGACGATAAGATCCGTTTGAACCGACTGGTCATTGACCGCAAAAACTATGAGATTACTGACGGGGACGATATTCTGCTCCTGCCCGTGAAGGAGTTTGAATTATTGGCACAACTAGCTCAGTACCCCGGAAGACTATTCTCCCGCGGTGAGTTAATTGAACTGGTGTGGGGAACAGAATATGAAGGTGATGAACGAACCATTGATGTTCACATTAAGCGTTTGCGTCAGCGATTTATAGATTATCAGGATGACTTTATCATCCGAACAGTTCGAGGGATTGGCTATAAAGTGGAGCTGTTCAGCCCATGA
- a CDS encoding sensor histidine kinase, translating into MKSLYVRMCLVFCSVILIGSLLAFLASNLYYQQNVKSLNDSKLTRMAIQLQQFSESHPDSIDEYLTSVASLGYKIYITNNQGDDRFYGKPFREKELEEKHVQNVLKGQIYHGVADFPNTLFITGFFDNQLRNSIGVPININNQSYALFMRPDAQVQFGELRIFFAMMIGLTLLFSLCFLMISVLHIVKPIIRLTSATKGISKGRYDIKLNTRRRDEIGQLATHFMIMSRELERTNRARQEFVANVSHEIESPLTSIQGFAHALKDSTLPNEERIQYLSIIDEESRRLSMLSKQLLTLSSLDYDADQLQITTFDLRPQLRQVVQIMEWWLAEKQLSLRLNLPEISISGDADLLYQVWMNLLSNAIKYTPDGGEIMISASLDSGRCLVRVTDTGEGIAAEELLLIFDRFYKVDRARTRETHSTGLGLSIAQKIVQSHKGTIEVTSVQGTGTTFTVSLPSL; encoded by the coding sequence ATGAAATCACTCTATGTACGCATGTGCCTTGTCTTTTGTTCGGTTATTCTAATAGGTAGCCTTCTCGCTTTTCTAGCTTCCAACTTATATTACCAACAGAACGTTAAGTCCCTAAATGATTCGAAGCTTACTAGAATGGCCATTCAACTTCAACAATTTAGTGAGTCCCATCCGGATTCTATAGACGAATATCTAACCAGTGTAGCTTCTTTGGGCTACAAAATTTATATTACGAACAATCAAGGTGATGACCGCTTTTACGGTAAACCGTTTCGGGAGAAGGAATTAGAAGAGAAGCACGTTCAGAATGTACTGAAGGGCCAAATCTATCATGGTGTTGCTGATTTTCCAAACACGCTGTTTATTACTGGATTTTTTGATAATCAATTGCGCAACTCAATAGGGGTACCCATAAACATCAACAACCAAAGTTACGCGTTATTCATGCGTCCTGATGCCCAAGTGCAGTTTGGAGAGTTACGTATATTTTTTGCGATGATGATTGGACTCACCCTGCTGTTCAGCCTATGTTTCCTTATGATAAGTGTCCTACATATAGTCAAACCGATTATTCGACTTACTTCGGCTACCAAGGGGATTTCTAAGGGCAGATATGACATTAAACTGAATACGCGAAGACGTGATGAAATTGGACAGTTAGCTACCCATTTCATGATCATGAGTCGAGAGCTAGAACGGACGAATCGGGCCAGACAGGAATTTGTCGCTAACGTATCCCATGAAATCGAATCCCCCCTCACTTCCATACAGGGCTTTGCCCATGCTTTGAAGGACTCTACTTTACCTAACGAGGAAAGAATACAGTACCTCTCTATCATTGATGAGGAAAGCCGCCGCTTGTCGATGCTCAGTAAACAATTGCTTACGTTATCTTCTCTGGATTATGATGCCGATCAGCTACAGATTACAACCTTTGATTTACGCCCCCAACTACGCCAAGTTGTGCAGATTATGGAGTGGTGGCTTGCAGAGAAACAATTGTCGCTTCGGTTGAATCTACCCGAGATTAGCATTAGCGGAGATGCTGACCTGCTCTATCAAGTGTGGATGAATCTATTATCTAATGCGATAAAATATACGCCAGACGGTGGAGAAATTATGATATCAGCAAGCCTTGACAGTGGACGCTGTCTGGTTCGTGTAACCGATACTGGTGAAGGGATTGCCGCAGAGGAACTGCTCCTGATATTCGACAGGTTCTACAAAGTAGACCGGGCGCGGACACGAGAGACTCACAGCACAGGGCTGGGGCTTTCCATTGCTCAGAAAATTGTTCAGTCTCATAAAGGAACCATTGAGGTTACGAGTGTACAAGGTACCGGGACTACCTTCACTGTCTCTCTACCTTCTTTGTAA
- a CDS encoding ABC transporter permease — MFLALREMRHSKARYMLIMVIMLLVSFLVLFVTGLAQGLAYANISAVKNMPANHYVVQGDADHTFRRSQLHELELKEVRSVVGEQNATPLSIQISTITANNTDVKADVTFFAVDMKGLLAPNVVQGEGITNEKKGSVIVDRKLEQSGITIGSTIVDQATGLSWNVAGYVEDSSYSHTPVVYMNTGDWQDMKQGVSRTGEPLKPTSFNIIAVNATSEQVTGITDKLDNIEVITQKQAISSIPGYKEEQGSLLMMTVFLFVIAAFVLAVFFYVITIQKTSQFGILKAMGTKMSYLAWSVVGQVMVLSVASLCISLLLTFGMNMALPESMPFQLDTSTIVLTSCLFVGMSLLGSLISVAKVAKIDALEAIGRTGA; from the coding sequence ATGTTTTTAGCATTAAGGGAAATGCGACATTCCAAAGCCAGATACATGCTTATTATGGTCATCATGTTACTCGTCTCTTTTCTTGTCTTGTTCGTAACTGGACTAGCTCAGGGATTAGCCTACGCTAATATCTCCGCTGTGAAGAATATGCCTGCGAACCATTATGTTGTTCAGGGAGATGCCGATCACACGTTTAGGCGTTCTCAGCTTCATGAACTCGAGTTGAAAGAGGTCCGTTCTGTTGTAGGAGAGCAGAATGCGACTCCGCTTAGCATCCAGATCAGTACGATTACTGCTAACAATACGGATGTAAAGGCTGATGTTACATTTTTTGCGGTAGATATGAAGGGTTTACTTGCTCCTAATGTAGTGCAGGGAGAAGGAATCACTAATGAAAAGAAGGGCAGTGTTATTGTTGACCGAAAGCTTGAGCAATCAGGTATCACCATTGGCAGTACCATTGTTGATCAAGCTACAGGGTTAAGTTGGAACGTTGCCGGATATGTCGAAGACAGCTCTTATAGTCACACTCCCGTGGTCTATATGAATACTGGAGACTGGCAGGATATGAAGCAGGGAGTATCCCGAACTGGGGAACCTTTGAAACCAACATCTTTTAATATTATTGCTGTGAATGCCACATCCGAGCAGGTAACTGGCATCACCGATAAACTGGACAATATCGAGGTAATCACGCAAAAGCAAGCCATTTCCAGCATCCCTGGTTATAAAGAAGAACAGGGTTCTCTGCTTATGATGACTGTGTTCTTATTTGTTATCGCAGCGTTTGTGTTGGCAGTGTTCTTCTACGTCATTACGATCCAAAAGACAAGCCAATTCGGTATTCTGAAGGCAATGGGTACTAAAATGTCTTACTTAGCGTGGAGTGTGGTCGGGCAGGTCATGGTGTTATCGGTGGCAAGTCTGTGTATCAGTCTGTTGCTGACCTTTGGAATGAACATGGCTCTACCGGAATCCATGCCCTTCCAACTGGACACCTCCACGATCGTTCTAACCAGCTGTTTATTTGTAGGCATGTCCTTATTGGGATCACTGATCTCAGTGGCTAAGGTAGCAAAAATAGATGCATTAGAAGCGATAGGGAGGACTGGCGCATGA
- a CDS encoding ABC transporter ATP-binding protein yields the protein MSTKLLMKQVTKTYGDGDSTMSVLNNLNLQVDEGEFVAVLGPSGSGKSTFLSAAGALLTPTSGEILIDGESLVDKDKGELTQLRLEKIGFMFQSAQLLPYLKVEEQLLFVAKQAHANAKEAKQRAAYLLQRLEIWDRRNHYPDQLSGGEKQRVAIARAWMNKPEILFADEPTASLDFKRGKEVVRMIAEEVKNEGKAAVMVTHDERMLEWCDRVLYLEDGLLVDKPNH from the coding sequence ATGAGTACTAAATTACTGATGAAACAAGTAACCAAAACCTACGGTGATGGAGATTCAACGATGTCAGTGCTGAATAACCTGAACCTGCAAGTAGATGAGGGAGAATTCGTCGCTGTTCTTGGTCCCTCAGGCTCTGGGAAAAGCACATTTCTTTCCGCCGCTGGTGCGCTTCTGACACCTACCAGCGGAGAAATACTGATCGATGGAGAATCTTTGGTGGATAAGGACAAAGGTGAACTTACTCAGCTGCGATTAGAAAAAATAGGGTTTATGTTCCAAAGTGCGCAGCTATTGCCCTACTTGAAGGTGGAAGAGCAGTTATTGTTCGTGGCTAAGCAGGCACATGCTAACGCTAAGGAAGCCAAGCAGCGAGCTGCTTACTTATTACAACGGTTGGAGATATGGGATCGGCGTAATCATTATCCTGATCAGCTCTCCGGTGGGGAGAAGCAGCGTGTGGCTATTGCAAGAGCTTGGATGAACAAGCCCGAGATTCTGTTTGCTGATGAGCCGACCGCAAGCTTAGATTTCAAGCGTGGTAAAGAAGTAGTACGGATGATCGCTGAAGAAGTAAAGAACGAAGGCAAAGCAGCCGTCATGGTAACCCACGATGAGCGGATGTTGGAATGGTGTGATCGTGTGCTTTATCTGGAAGATGGATTGCTGGTCGACAAACCTAATCATTAA
- a CDS encoding alpha-amylase, producing MKRNHTMMEFFEWHVEANGSHWNRLKELAPELKQRGIDSIWVPPVTKAQSAEDRGYATYDLYDLGEFDQKGTVRTKYGTKQQLVDAIHACHDHGIGVYVDLVMNHKAGADEKETFQVIEVDEHNRLEEISKPFDIEGWTKFTFPGRGDQYSSFKWNFQHFNGTDYDAKEDRKGIFRIVGDNKVWNQNVDVEFGNYDYLMFANIDYNHPEVNQEMISWGKWLTKTLSCDGFRLDAIKHINHDFIKQFTAELMKQQGKDFYIVGEFWNPDLTACQQFLDTVDYKIDLFDVSLHYKFHAASQSGRNFDLTTLFKDTLVGSHPSSAVTFVDNHDSQPHESLESWVDDWFKQSAYALILLRQDGYPVVFYGDYYGIGGEKAIEGKQSAIDPLLYARYHKAYGKQEDYFDHPNTIGWVRFGVQEIERSGCAVVISNGDDGEKRMLVGPDRVNEVWIDITNNRDDQITIDDKGFATFPVNGGSVSVWALPEDDVK from the coding sequence ATGAAGCGCAATCATACGATGATGGAATTTTTTGAATGGCATGTCGAAGCTAATGGATCTCACTGGAATCGGTTAAAAGAATTAGCCCCCGAGCTGAAACAGAGGGGAATTGATTCAATCTGGGTCCCTCCTGTCACAAAAGCCCAATCCGCAGAGGATAGAGGGTATGCTACATATGATCTGTATGATTTAGGGGAATTTGATCAAAAGGGTACGGTTCGCACGAAATACGGTACCAAGCAACAATTAGTGGATGCTATCCATGCCTGCCACGATCACGGTATAGGCGTTTATGTAGATCTAGTCATGAATCATAAAGCTGGAGCTGACGAAAAGGAGACGTTCCAAGTCATTGAAGTAGATGAACACAATCGCTTAGAGGAAATTTCCAAACCATTTGATATTGAAGGATGGACGAAATTCACATTCCCTGGACGGGGTGATCAATATTCTTCATTTAAGTGGAACTTCCAACATTTCAACGGTACGGATTATGATGCGAAAGAAGATCGCAAAGGCATATTTCGAATCGTAGGTGATAACAAAGTTTGGAATCAAAATGTAGATGTTGAATTTGGTAATTACGATTACTTAATGTTCGCCAATATCGATTACAACCACCCCGAAGTGAACCAAGAAATGATCTCATGGGGCAAATGGTTGACCAAGACATTGTCATGCGATGGCTTCCGCTTAGATGCGATCAAGCATATTAATCATGATTTCATTAAACAATTTACAGCTGAGTTAATGAAGCAACAAGGTAAAGATTTTTATATTGTAGGGGAATTTTGGAACCCTGATCTCACAGCCTGTCAGCAATTTCTAGATACCGTTGATTATAAAATCGATCTATTCGATGTGTCTCTTCACTATAAATTTCATGCCGCATCACAATCGGGTAGAAACTTTGACCTTACGACCCTATTCAAGGATACTTTAGTCGGTTCTCATCCATCAAGTGCGGTTACTTTTGTTGATAATCATGACTCACAGCCCCATGAATCTCTGGAGTCTTGGGTAGACGATTGGTTTAAACAAAGTGCTTATGCCCTCATACTGCTTCGCCAAGATGGCTATCCCGTAGTCTTCTACGGTGATTATTATGGGATTGGAGGAGAGAAAGCGATCGAAGGGAAACAATCAGCCATTGACCCCCTTCTCTATGCTCGATACCACAAAGCCTATGGTAAGCAGGAAGATTATTTCGATCATCCGAACACAATCGGATGGGTGCGATTTGGTGTACAGGAAATAGAACGTTCAGGGTGTGCTGTTGTCATCTCCAACGGAGATGACGGTGAGAAGCGGATGCTTGTTGGACCAGACCGCGTAAATGAAGTATGGATAGACATCACGAATAATAGAGACGATCAGATTACAATCGATGATAAAGGCTTCGCCACTTTTCCAGTCAATGGAGGAAGCGTGTCTGTATGGGCACTACCAGAGGATGATGTGAAGTAG
- a CDS encoding ABC transporter ATP-binding protein, protein MGKVVELNRLMKSYGDVMVVNNVSFSMDEDKIYGLLGRNGAGKTTIMNMITAQLFASSGELRVFGENPYENNRVLSQICFIKESQKYPDVYRIIDVLEISASFFPNWDHDYALSLAEEFRLPLKRRMGKLSRGMLSSVGIIVGLASRAPLTVFDEPYLGLDAVARSLFYDRLIEDYSLHPRTVILSTHLIDEVSRILEHVMVIDNGTLIIDEDAEALRCRAFTLAGPKDAVESFTAGKEVIHREPFGNLVTATVMGNWDAGERKQAEALGLELAPVSLQQLIIYLTNGKTQRKAVEV, encoded by the coding sequence ATGGGTAAAGTAGTCGAGTTGAACCGGCTGATGAAGTCGTATGGAGATGTGATGGTAGTCAATAATGTTAGTTTCTCCATGGATGAAGATAAAATCTACGGATTGCTGGGCAGGAACGGGGCAGGGAAGACGACGATCATGAATATGATTACCGCCCAGCTGTTTGCTTCAAGCGGGGAGCTTAGAGTATTTGGGGAAAATCCCTACGAGAATAACCGCGTACTCAGCCAGATTTGTTTTATTAAGGAGAGCCAGAAATATCCTGATGTTTATCGTATTATCGATGTGCTAGAAATCTCCGCTTCTTTCTTTCCCAACTGGGATCATGACTATGCGCTCTCGCTTGCTGAGGAGTTTCGGCTTCCGCTGAAACGGAGAATGGGGAAGCTTTCCAGAGGAATGCTCTCCTCTGTCGGTATTATTGTTGGTCTTGCGAGCCGGGCGCCGCTCACGGTATTCGATGAGCCCTACCTAGGGCTTGATGCGGTAGCCCGCAGCTTGTTTTACGATCGGCTGATTGAGGATTATTCACTGCATCCGCGGACAGTCATTCTATCCACGCACCTCATCGATGAAGTAAGCCGCATCCTGGAGCATGTGATGGTGATCGATAATGGAACCTTGATCATCGATGAGGATGCCGAGGCGCTTCGCTGTCGGGCGTTTACCTTGGCGGGGCCCAAAGATGCTGTTGAATCCTTCACGGCGGGCAAGGAGGTCATCCATCGTGAACCTTTTGGCAACTTGGTAACAGCAACCGTAATGGGAAATTGGGATGCCGGAGAACGCAAGCAGGCAGAGGCATTGGGACTTGAGCTTGCCCCCGTATCCCTCCAGCAGTTAATTATTTATCTGACGAATGGAAAAACACAAAGAAAGGCGGTTGAAGTCTGA
- a CDS encoding GntR family transcriptional regulator, whose product MKFLIDDSRPIFVQIAERIEDDIIDGVLPEESQVLSTNQFSTFYKINPATAAKGVNMLVDEGILYKKRGIGMFVAEGARTKVIEKRKEQFFEEFVVTMVREAKKLGISAEQLTDMIQRGDNA is encoded by the coding sequence ATGAAATTTTTGATTGATGACAGCCGGCCGATATTTGTTCAGATTGCAGAACGAATTGAAGATGACATTATTGATGGCGTACTGCCCGAGGAATCGCAGGTTCTTTCGACGAACCAATTTTCCACCTTTTACAAGATAAATCCGGCAACTGCGGCGAAGGGTGTCAATATGCTTGTTGACGAGGGGATTTTGTACAAGAAGCGGGGGATTGGCATGTTTGTGGCAGAGGGTGCTCGTACGAAAGTGATTGAGAAGCGGAAGGAACAATTTTTCGAAGAGTTTGTGGTAACGATGGTTCGGGAAGCGAAGAAACTGGGCATCTCGGCCGAACAGTTAACGGATATGATCCAGAGAGGGGATAATGCATGA
- a CDS encoding phosphotransferase enzyme family protein has protein sequence MNDKMISEILREYPIHVSSTAFIRHNENLTYKVTDEVNGMSYLLRIHKAVTPNLSGLQHTYEGLKVEMTLLQELNARTDILMQTPVRNTVGEWVTQWTEEGEVIQSTLLQWIEGRDVQKDEVISKEHIIHLGEQVSNLHQFGRTTGIRTSEFRPTHAGIAENESMLKQLELGVSLGIFSADDYIILKRFFEVLNSRLETYPQTSDTWGIIHADINKGNLLVTQHGIAIIDFCLFGYGYYLYDVAGSVLSFKPDERDHFIAGYTSKSSAFTEKDMKLLEGVMILSILGFYAFHLENEDKHPWMRERMPTFCNKYCLPFIDNQSIFYKL, from the coding sequence TTGAACGACAAGATGATTAGTGAAATATTAAGAGAGTACCCCATTCATGTTTCGTCAACCGCATTTATTCGGCATAACGAGAATCTGACCTACAAAGTGACTGATGAAGTAAACGGGATGTCGTATCTTTTAAGAATACATAAAGCGGTAACTCCTAATCTGAGCGGTTTACAACACACCTATGAAGGGCTCAAGGTCGAGATGACGTTACTACAGGAATTGAACGCAAGAACGGATATCCTGATGCAGACTCCAGTCCGTAATACAGTTGGGGAATGGGTTACTCAATGGACAGAAGAAGGGGAAGTCATTCAAAGTACACTGCTACAATGGATTGAAGGCAGGGATGTACAGAAGGATGAAGTGATCTCCAAAGAACACATTATTCATTTGGGGGAACAGGTCAGCAACCTGCATCAATTCGGAAGAACTACGGGCATTAGAACAAGTGAATTTCGGCCAACTCATGCCGGTATAGCAGAAAATGAATCGATGCTGAAGCAGCTTGAGTTGGGTGTCTCGCTGGGTATTTTTTCGGCTGATGATTATATAATCTTAAAGAGATTCTTTGAGGTCCTTAACTCTAGATTAGAGACTTACCCTCAGACTTCAGATACTTGGGGAATCATTCATGCGGATATTAACAAGGGCAATCTTCTCGTAACACAACATGGGATTGCTATCATTGACTTTTGTCTGTTTGGCTATGGTTATTATCTCTATGATGTCGCGGGAAGTGTGCTTAGCTTTAAGCCGGATGAACGGGACCACTTTATAGCAGGGTACACCAGTAAATCGTCAGCATTTACGGAAAAGGATATGAAATTGTTAGAGGGAGTTATGATATTATCTATCCTTGGTTTTTATGCTTTTCATCTGGAGAATGAAGACAAGCATCCTTGGATGAGGGAACGGATGCCGACCTTTTGCAATAAGTACTGCCTGCCTTTTATAGATAATCAAAGCATTTTTTATAAGTTATAA
- a CDS encoding ABC transporter ATP-binding protein translates to MPKQSTASRLFAYALVYKFRIIGALLILCCAVGADLGGPFITKTIIDKHLSTGTGDISSILWLIALYMGLIVIASICNFTQSYILQSTALRIIKNMRMDLMKHIQRIPIKYFDNTPIGQVVSRIANDTEAVRDLFMSFMATFVVSMVQLTGIYIALFFLDVRLALYCLPLPLIFVVIMKIHLKYSKRYITIMRARLSDMNATINESIVVMPIIQAFRREKVTLEEFEVLNEDRYVNQIKQFRVFSLSSRNIVGVIGSLVTALVVWYFGRESLNTVISFGVFVAFIDYLSRIFQPIIGIFDQLTNAQRAFVSSEKVFAIMDLEGMEVEKSHDVDRPEGVVKFDNVTFAYKAGENVLKHISFEARKGETIALVGHTGSGKSSIMNLLLGFYEPDQGTISIDGTDIATYSKQDLRKHMGIVLQDPYLFAGDIKFNVSLYNQDISLQRVKTALKDVGAASFIEQLPNGYDEQVVERGSTLSSGQRQLISFARALAFDPSILILDEATASIDSETEGLIQQALKVVSEGRTTLVIAHRLSTIREANQILVLHRGEIVERGNHDELMALEGRYYKMYQLQKGEKAS, encoded by the coding sequence ATGCCCAAGCAATCCACGGCGAGCAGGCTTTTCGCATATGCACTCGTCTATAAATTTAGAATTATCGGCGCCCTCCTTATTCTCTGCTGTGCAGTAGGCGCTGATCTGGGTGGGCCTTTTATCACCAAAACAATTATTGATAAACATTTATCTACAGGTACAGGTGATATCTCATCTATACTATGGCTCATTGCTTTGTATATGGGGCTCATCGTTATCGCTAGTATTTGTAACTTTACACAGTCGTATATTCTACAATCCACCGCGCTAAGGATCATTAAAAATATGCGTATGGATTTGATGAAGCATATTCAACGGATTCCGATAAAATACTTCGACAATACGCCGATCGGGCAAGTGGTATCAAGAATCGCTAATGACACCGAAGCAGTGAGGGACTTGTTCATGAGCTTCATGGCGACATTCGTCGTGAGTATGGTTCAGCTTACAGGGATTTATATCGCATTGTTCTTCTTAGATGTGCGTCTGGCTTTATATTGTCTACCGTTACCGCTCATATTCGTTGTGATTATGAAGATTCATCTGAAATATTCGAAGAGATATATCACGATTATGCGGGCTAGGCTTAGTGACATGAACGCAACCATCAATGAATCGATTGTAGTGATGCCGATTATTCAAGCCTTTCGTCGGGAGAAGGTCACGCTCGAAGAATTTGAAGTGCTGAATGAAGATCGATATGTGAATCAGATCAAGCAGTTCAGAGTATTCTCTTTATCTTCCCGTAATATTGTGGGTGTGATAGGAAGCCTAGTGACTGCGCTTGTTGTCTGGTATTTCGGTCGTGAGTCGTTAAATACTGTAATTTCTTTCGGTGTATTCGTTGCCTTTATTGACTACTTAAGTCGAATATTTCAACCGATCATTGGGATCTTTGATCAGTTGACGAATGCACAGAGAGCGTTCGTATCTTCGGAGAAAGTATTCGCGATTATGGATTTGGAAGGTATGGAAGTTGAGAAGAGTCACGATGTGGATCGTCCTGAAGGTGTCGTGAAATTCGATAATGTAACGTTTGCGTATAAAGCCGGTGAGAATGTACTGAAGCACATTTCTTTTGAAGCTCGAAAAGGAGAGACAATAGCACTTGTGGGTCATACAGGCTCAGGCAAAAGTTCCATCATGAACTTGCTGCTTGGTTTTTATGAGCCTGATCAAGGAACCATCTCCATTGATGGCACTGACATTGCAACGTACTCGAAACAAGATCTCCGTAAGCATATGGGTATTGTTCTACAAGACCCTTATTTATTTGCTGGAGATATTAAATTTAATGTAAGCCTGTATAATCAGGACATTTCCTTGCAACGAGTGAAGACAGCTCTGAAAGATGTGGGTGCAGCATCATTCATTGAACAGTTACCCAATGGCTATGATGAGCAAGTCGTAGAACGTGGAAGTACCTTATCCTCTGGACAAAGGCAACTGATTTCATTCGCTAGAGCCTTAGCATTTGACCCATCCATTCTGATCTTAGATGAAGCGACTGCTAGCATCGATAGTGAGACAGAGGGGCTAATTCAACAGGCGCTCAAGGTGGTCAGTGAAGGACGCACAACTCTTGTTATCGCGCATCGATTATCTACCATTCGTGAGGCTAATCAGATCCTAGTGTTACATCGTGGTGAGATTGTGGAACGCGGCAATCATGATGAATTGATGGCGCTTGAAGGTAGGTACTATAAGATGTATCAGTTACAAAAAGGAGAAAAGGCATCTTAA